The Candidatus Polarisedimenticolia bacterium genomic sequence GATGACCCGGATGACCTGCGCCCGCGGCGGCACCGTGATCCCCAGGAGCTTCTCCACGGCGAGGATGTACGCGACGTTGTTGGACAGGGGGGCCAGGTAGTCGAGGCGGTCGGTGTACGGGACGAACTGGTTGTAGGTCATCCCCTCGGCGATCTTCTCCATTCCGCGGTGCAGGTAGCCGACGTGCGCCTGCACCGCCTTCACGGTCTCGCCGTCGAGCGTCAGGACCAGGCGCAACACACCGTGCGTGGAGGGATGCGACGGTCCCATGTTCACGGTCATGGTGTCGCCGTGCAGGGCGTCTTCCGTCTCCGGCGGGTCCGGGCGCATGGACGGTGGCCCCATGTCTAGACGCTCTCCATGTCGCGGAAGCCCGGGGACGCCCGCCGGCCTCCCGGCCGGATCTCCGACGGCCCCCCCTCGACGTCGAAATCGCGGCGCAGGGGGTGGTCGGTGTAGTCCTCGGGCATGATGATGCGCCGCAGATCCGGATGGCCGTGGAAACGCACGCCCACCAGGTCGAACACCTCCCGCTCCGGCCAGTTCGCCCCGGGCCAGACGGGTGTGACGCTGTCCACCGTCTCCCCCTCGCGCAGGCGCACCTTGATGCGGAGCCGGTGGTTCCTGGTCAGGGAGTAAAGATGATACAGGACCTCGAAATCATGCTCGCGGCCCACGATGTGGATGCCGGTGACGACGGTCAGCATGTCGAAGGCGGTCGATGGGTCGTCCCTGAGGAACAGGGCGATCTCGACGATCCTCTCCTTCGGGACGACGACCGTCAGCTCCCCCCGGAACTCGACGACCTCGAGCACCGCCCCGGGGAAGCGCTCTCCCAGGCGATCGACCGCCGCGCGCGGCGGGTGCGGTTCAATGAAGGGGCCTTCCACGTCCGTCTCCCCAGGAGCCCAGCCTGACTAGTCCCAGTCCAGAGCGCCCCGCCGCCAGCAGTAGAGGAACCCGATCAGGAGGACCGCGATGAAGATGGCCATCTCGAAGAAGGCCGGCAGCCCGAGGTCCCTGAACACCGTCGCCCACGGGTACAGGAAGGCGGCCTCGATGTCGAACA encodes the following:
- a CDS encoding NADH-quinone oxidoreductase subunit C, translated to MEGPFIEPHPPRAAVDRLGERFPGAVLEVVEFRGELTVVVPKERIVEIALFLRDDPSTAFDMLTVVTGIHIVGREHDFEVLYHLYSLTRNHRLRIKVRLREGETVDSVTPVWPGANWPEREVFDLVGVRFHGHPDLRRIIMPEDYTDHPLRRDFDVEGGPSEIRPGGRRASPGFRDMESV